A window of the Nisaea acidiphila genome harbors these coding sequences:
- a CDS encoding DUF4347 domain-containing protein, which produces MGHNASQFAERLYSTRAQAGEAAPALLAMASDVADSGILLRGLPANVHVLRDGPDATLERIRSALTTIRLQTGRLASLHLVGHGAPGEITIDDLRVNGETADHVASSLRSVPLSFLALHGCHTGAGEAGLDLVSRLEASIDVPVHASRGYLGRSPMGGNSWDLDGLARTLLPFALASIEAYPHHLANVNGTAGADLLDGADGLTTGDDTVSGLGGNDTISALDGNDLLYGDDGNDTLYANGGDDTVYGGAGNDFNYGATGNDLIFGGDGNDALSGADGNDTLYGGNGNDTVIGSSGNDLVFGEAGNDWLWGGKGNDVIYGGADTDTISGGANNDTLYGGAGNDTLSGFSDSDVLYGEDGNDFLRGGANADTLIGGSGNDTFSGSVANHNGDTISDIEIGDVIAITGTDLSSLNGTSLGSTIDLGSGTLNVSSSASLTINAAFSGGSTSLTFSAASSSGSSGGSSGSGLTVTNQTAADTAGTATGRTLVNNSGSTATGSLVEGTGNGNVVTVTLPTGISLTNSGTSSALTSSSAGTTLTGEIQATEPDTSNQSFLDGHGQTFLAGNSGMSMDIRSITFSSTETTAQTVQLTGQTSSGGEAFVIDVSGLPTGSTLQLDNIEFAAIVGNATINGGAGQNYVVGDSGSQFISLGAEDDTLAGGGGADTIGSGYGEDILYGNQGADSVFGGGGMDTLYGGQDGDTVLGNNDDDVLYGNRGGDTLFGGENEDAVFGGQDNDIVYGNQGDDTLAGNLGDDQLYGGQGNDIVSGSEGNDFIAGNKGDDTLVGGSGADTFYFEFEGGNDQVSDFTAGEDTLAFESGLTYSAADSGGNTVITTSDGGTITLIGVSKSSLGLAATAGWDLA; this is translated from the coding sequence ATGGGTCACAACGCATCCCAGTTCGCCGAACGCCTCTATTCCACACGCGCGCAGGCCGGAGAAGCGGCCCCCGCGCTTCTCGCGATGGCATCCGACGTGGCAGATTCCGGAATTCTGCTTCGTGGGCTGCCGGCAAATGTCCACGTGCTGCGCGACGGTCCTGACGCGACGCTGGAGCGCATCCGCTCCGCCCTGACCACGATCCGGTTGCAGACCGGCCGCTTGGCCTCCCTCCATCTCGTCGGTCACGGCGCACCGGGCGAAATCACGATCGACGATCTTCGGGTCAACGGCGAAACCGCCGATCATGTCGCCTCATCATTGCGGTCCGTGCCGCTTTCCTTCCTCGCCCTCCACGGCTGCCACACCGGCGCCGGGGAAGCGGGCTTGGATCTCGTCTCGCGCCTTGAAGCGTCGATCGACGTTCCGGTCCATGCCAGCCGCGGCTATCTCGGCCGCTCGCCGATGGGCGGGAACAGCTGGGATCTCGACGGTCTTGCGCGGACCCTCCTTCCCTTCGCGCTCGCCTCCATCGAGGCCTATCCGCACCATCTTGCCAACGTCAACGGTACGGCGGGCGCCGATCTGCTCGACGGTGCGGACGGTCTGACGACGGGCGACGACACGGTCAGCGGCCTCGGCGGCAACGACACCATCAGCGCGCTCGACGGCAACGACCTGCTCTACGGCGACGACGGTAACGACACGCTCTACGCGAACGGCGGTGACGATACGGTCTATGGCGGCGCCGGTAACGACTTCAACTACGGTGCAACCGGCAACGATCTGATCTTCGGCGGAGACGGCAATGACGCATTGTCCGGCGCCGACGGCAACGACACGCTCTATGGCGGCAATGGAAATGACACGGTTATCGGCTCCTCAGGCAACGACCTTGTCTTCGGTGAAGCCGGAAACGACTGGCTGTGGGGCGGTAAAGGCAATGATGTCATCTATGGCGGCGCCGATACCGACACCATTTCCGGCGGTGCCAACAACGACACGCTCTATGGCGGCGCGGGCAACGACACGCTCTCCGGCTTCAGCGACAGCGACGTGCTTTACGGCGAAGACGGCAACGACTTCCTTCGTGGCGGCGCGAACGCTGACACGCTGATCGGCGGTTCCGGAAACGACACTTTCTCAGGTTCCGTCGCTAACCACAATGGCGACACGATCAGCGACATCGAGATCGGCGACGTCATCGCCATCACCGGTACCGACCTCAGCAGCCTCAACGGAACATCGCTCGGCAGCACCATCGATCTCGGCTCCGGCACGCTGAATGTCAGCAGTTCCGCCTCGCTGACGATCAATGCCGCTTTCAGCGGCGGAAGTACCAGCCTCACTTTCAGCGCGGCCAGCAGCAGTGGGTCCAGCGGCGGATCCAGTGGCAGCGGCCTTACCGTCACCAACCAGACCGCGGCGGACACCGCCGGTACGGCGACCGGCCGTACGCTCGTGAACAATAGCGGCAGCACGGCGACGGGCTCCCTCGTGGAAGGTACCGGCAATGGCAATGTCGTCACCGTGACACTTCCGACCGGTATCTCGCTCACAAATTCCGGTACCTCCAGCGCGCTCACGTCAAGCTCCGCCGGGACCACCCTCACCGGGGAGATCCAGGCGACCGAGCCCGACACTTCCAACCAGAGCTTCCTCGACGGTCACGGTCAGACGTTCCTCGCCGGCAATTCCGGCATGTCGATGGATATCCGATCGATCACCTTCTCAAGCACCGAGACCACCGCACAAACCGTTCAGCTCACCGGGCAAACCTCCAGTGGCGGCGAAGCTTTTGTGATTGACGTCTCAGGCCTGCCCACAGGCTCTACCCTGCAACTGGACAATATCGAGTTCGCCGCCATCGTCGGTAATGCCACCATCAATGGCGGAGCGGGCCAGAACTACGTGGTCGGTGACAGCGGCAGCCAGTTCATCTCGCTCGGGGCCGAGGACGATACGCTGGCCGGCGGCGGCGGTGCCGACACGATCGGCTCCGGCTACGGCGAGGACATCCTTTACGGCAACCAGGGCGCGGACAGCGTCTTCGGCGGCGGCGGCATGGATACGCTCTATGGCGGCCAGGACGGCGATACCGTGCTCGGAAACAACGACGACGACGTGCTCTACGGCAATCGCGGCGGCGATACATTGTTCGGCGGCGAGAACGAGGACGCGGTCTTCGGCGGCCAGGACAACGACATCGTCTACGGGAACCAGGGTGACGACACCCTCGCAGGCAATCTCGGCGACGACCAGCTCTATGGCGGTCAAGGCAACGATATCGTTTCGGGCAGCGAGGGGAACGATTTCATCGCCGGCAACAAGGGCGACGACACGCTTGTCGGCGGCAGCGGTGCCGATACCTTCTATTTCGAATTCGAGGGAGGTAACGACCAAGTCAGTGACTTCACCGCCGGCGAGGACACACTGGCATTTGAGAGCGGCCTCACCTACAGCGCGGCCGACAGCGGCGGCAACACGGTGATCACCACGTCGGACGGCGGGACCATCACGCTGATCGGAGTCTCCAAATCCAGTCTCGGCCTGGCGGCCACCGCAGGGTGGGATCTCGCCTGA
- a CDS encoding DUF2842 domain-containing protein: MRWRTALGGVIMILGLLAYIAGTVTFANLLLPQHWLAEILFYPITGFIWIFPAIWLIGWTKKDKEPPAR; the protein is encoded by the coding sequence ATGCGATGGCGCACCGCGCTCGGCGGCGTAATCATGATTCTCGGCCTGCTCGCATATATCGCGGGGACAGTAACGTTTGCCAATCTTCTCCTGCCGCAACACTGGCTTGCAGAGATATTGTTTTACCCAATCACAGGCTTCATCTGGATCTTCCCGGCCATCTGGCTCATCGGCTGGACTAAGAAAGATAAAGAGCCTCCGGCACGGTAA
- a CDS encoding MFS transporter, giving the protein MTMLGHPIVALMISVALLWTANGLFHSLLGLRMSQEGFDTTVAGLVASAYFVGQLLGAAICGRIIESVGHVRSFAAFASVISACAVAHAIFVDPFFWGGLRFATGICIAGALMVAESWLNGAVTNSNRGGMLSIYIVVMYFGMAAGQQILNVSPPTSFILYSIASILFSLALVPLSLASRATAGELTPSRLSIRELFRISPLGLICAFASGALGAAIMGLGPIFGNQAGMSISDIATMMSVMMFGGLLLQYPVGKLSDYFDRRTVITVALFAVAAVSFAIAVSFEGGWWMFLGLMVVYGGLNFALYPLAISHVNDHVEASDLVPASAGILIAASLGSSIGPIVGAFFMEQAGPGGLFHFSAFIGGAVGVFALYRMVRRAAPTMEEQGPYVAYARTSALAAELDPRGEFIEEVEPNVMDENLPKDFSYEEVIESAVEGEAEEWVQANSSP; this is encoded by the coding sequence ATGACCATGCTCGGCCATCCGATCGTCGCCTTGATGATCTCCGTCGCGCTTCTCTGGACCGCGAATGGGCTGTTTCACAGTTTGCTCGGTTTGCGGATGAGCCAGGAGGGGTTCGATACCACCGTTGCCGGTCTGGTGGCATCGGCCTACTTCGTCGGCCAGTTGCTCGGCGCGGCGATCTGCGGCCGGATCATCGAGAGCGTGGGCCATGTCCGCTCCTTTGCGGCCTTCGCATCCGTTATTTCCGCCTGCGCGGTCGCGCACGCGATCTTCGTCGACCCGTTCTTCTGGGGAGGTTTGAGGTTTGCGACGGGGATTTGTATTGCCGGCGCCCTGATGGTCGCGGAGAGCTGGCTGAACGGTGCGGTGACGAATTCCAACCGTGGCGGAATGCTCTCGATCTACATCGTGGTGATGTATTTCGGGATGGCCGCCGGGCAGCAGATCCTGAACGTCTCTCCGCCGACGAGCTTCATTCTCTACAGCATCGCCTCGATCCTGTTTTCGCTGGCGCTCGTGCCGCTGTCCCTGGCCTCCAGGGCGACGGCCGGCGAGTTGACCCCGTCGCGGCTCAGCATACGGGAGCTCTTCCGGATTTCCCCGCTCGGGCTGATCTGCGCCTTCGCCAGCGGCGCGCTCGGTGCCGCGATCATGGGGTTGGGGCCGATCTTCGGAAACCAGGCCGGCATGTCGATTTCCGATATCGCGACGATGATGTCGGTGATGATGTTCGGCGGGCTGTTGCTGCAATATCCCGTCGGAAAGCTTTCCGACTATTTCGACCGGCGGACGGTCATCACGGTGGCGCTCTTCGCGGTCGCGGCTGTCTCTTTCGCCATCGCGGTCTCTTTCGAGGGCGGATGGTGGATGTTCCTCGGTCTGATGGTGGTCTATGGCGGCCTCAATTTCGCGCTTTATCCGCTCGCAATCAGCCATGTGAACGACCATGTCGAGGCCAGCGATCTGGTGCCGGCCTCGGCGGGCATTCTGATCGCCGCGAGCCTCGGATCCTCCATCGGCCCGATCGTCGGCGCGTTCTTCATGGAGCAGGCGGGGCCGGGAGGCTTGTTCCATTTCAGCGCCTTCATCGGCGGCGCGGTCGGCGTCTTCGCTCTTTACCGAATGGTCCGCCGCGCGGCGCCGACGATGGAGGAGCAGGGTCCTTACGTCGCCTATGCCCGGACCTCGGCACTGGCTGCGGAGCTCGATCCGCGTGGCGAGTTCATCGAGGAGGTCGAGCCCAACGTCATGGACGAAAACCTGCCGAAGGACTTCTCCTACGAAGAGGTCATCGAGTCCGCGGTCGAGGGCGAGGCCGAGGAGTGGGTTCAGGCGAACTCTTCGCCGTAA
- a CDS encoding dimethyl sulfoxide reductase anchor subunit family protein — MHPALSVIFFTTASGAGYGLLVWLALHAALIGDADPVIGWVGLPLSLGLVTAGLLSSTFHLGHPERAWRALSQWRSSWLSREGVLAVLTYIPALAFAGGWLLLGENDGLWSIAGLIAAALALVTVYCTAMIYRSLKTIPNWHSRYTVPGYIAMALATGGLWFLPLLAFSGSELRDLAFPVTALLLATAAIKWRYWSSCDGAAPTATSGTATGLGAQGRVRLLEGPTTSETYVMREMGYRIGRKHAAKLRRLAALFGFLMPVVILAALLAMPGSGHIAGGLALLAAISGSIGVVTERWLFFAEAKHVSTLYYGEEFA; from the coding sequence ATGCATCCGGCACTTTCCGTCATCTTCTTCACCACCGCCTCCGGAGCCGGCTACGGGCTTCTGGTCTGGCTCGCCCTCCATGCCGCGCTCATCGGAGACGCCGATCCCGTGATCGGCTGGGTCGGTCTGCCGCTTTCCCTCGGCCTCGTCACCGCCGGGCTATTAAGCTCGACCTTCCATCTCGGCCATCCGGAACGCGCGTGGCGGGCGCTCAGCCAATGGCGCAGCTCGTGGCTGTCGCGCGAGGGTGTCCTGGCTGTGTTGACCTATATTCCTGCGCTGGCTTTCGCGGGGGGATGGCTTCTGCTGGGCGAGAATGACGGCCTCTGGTCGATCGCCGGTCTGATTGCCGCCGCGCTGGCGCTGGTCACCGTCTATTGCACGGCGATGATCTATCGCAGCCTGAAGACCATTCCGAACTGGCACAGCCGCTATACCGTACCCGGCTACATCGCGATGGCGCTGGCAACCGGCGGTCTCTGGTTCCTGCCGCTGCTCGCATTCTCGGGTTCGGAATTACGCGACCTGGCGTTTCCGGTGACCGCTTTGCTGCTGGCCACGGCGGCTATCAAGTGGCGGTACTGGTCCTCCTGCGACGGTGCAGCGCCGACGGCAACGTCTGGCACCGCCACCGGTCTTGGCGCGCAGGGGCGCGTCCGGCTGCTGGAAGGACCGACAACATCGGAAACCTACGTCATGCGGGAGATGGGCTACCGGATCGGCCGCAAACATGCCGCCAAGCTGCGCCGCCTGGCCGCACTCTTCGGCTTTCTGATGCCGGTCGTCATTCTCGCCGCCCTGCTTGCCATGCCCGGAAGCGGCCATATCGCCGGCGGCCTTGCACTACTTGCCGCCATCTCGGGCAGCATCGGCGTCGTCACCGAGCGCTGGCTCTTCTTCGCCGAGGCGAAACATGTCTCGACGCTCTATTACGGCGAAGAGTTCGCCTGA
- a CDS encoding 4Fe-4S dicluster domain-containing protein, which translates to MTSLPATATSKKLGLVIDLDICVGCHACAVNCKEWNTGGHSAPLTDWNAYSADEEEDGDEGAWGVWFNRIHTFEAGEGEDARTVHFPRSCLHCETPDCVTVCPTGASYKRAEDGIVLVNADLCIGCKLCSWACPYGAREYDKTEGVMKKCTLCVDKIYNENLEERDRVPACVSTCPAGARHYGDLGDPGSDVSKLVAERGGYELMPEMGYKPVNRYLPPRPRRTEAADIGAPERLADLAVKVPAAEATENAKGVLGWLDQMLSR; encoded by the coding sequence ATGACATCCCTTCCGGCCACGGCGACGTCCAAGAAGCTCGGCCTCGTCATCGATCTCGATATCTGCGTCGGCTGCCATGCCTGCGCGGTGAACTGCAAGGAATGGAACACCGGCGGCCATTCCGCGCCGCTGACCGACTGGAACGCCTACAGCGCGGATGAAGAGGAAGACGGCGACGAGGGCGCCTGGGGTGTCTGGTTCAATCGCATCCACACTTTCGAGGCGGGTGAAGGCGAGGACGCGCGGACCGTCCACTTCCCGCGCTCCTGCCTGCATTGCGAGACGCCGGACTGCGTCACCGTCTGCCCGACCGGCGCCTCCTACAAGCGCGCGGAGGACGGCATCGTGCTGGTCAATGCCGATCTCTGCATCGGCTGCAAGCTCTGCTCCTGGGCCTGCCCCTACGGCGCGCGCGAGTATGACAAGACCGAGGGCGTGATGAAGAAATGCACGCTCTGCGTCGACAAGATCTACAACGAGAACCTGGAAGAGCGGGACCGGGTCCCCGCCTGCGTCTCCACCTGCCCGGCCGGTGCGCGCCATTACGGCGATCTCGGCGATCCGGGCTCGGACGTTTCGAAACTCGTGGCGGAACGCGGCGGCTACGAGCTGATGCCCGAAATGGGCTACAAGCCGGTCAACCGCTATCTGCCGCCCCGTCCCCGCCGCACCGAAGCCGCCGATATCGGCGCGCCCGAACGCCTTGCAGACCTGGCGGTCAAGGTTCCCGCGGCCGAGGCCACCGAGAACGCCAAAGGCGTGCTCGGCTGGCTCGATCAAATGCTGTCCCGCTGA
- a CDS encoding molybdopterin oxidoreductase family protein, translating to MSINPFETVVETVETSPKVSDETKFTTCYMCACRCGIKVHLRDGTVRYIEGNKNHPVNKGVLCAKGSAGIMQHYSPARLTKPLMRVGERGSGEFREIEWEEALSTAAGWLGDIRKSDPRKLAFFTGRDQSQSLTGWWASQFGTPNHAAHGGFCSVNMAAAGLYSIGGSFWEFGEPDWEHTKYFMMFGVAEDHDSNPIKIGLGHLKTRGAKFVSVNPVKTGYSAIADEWVGIRPGTDGLFILSLIHELLRAGKVDLDYLVRYTNAPWLVIQDPGSPEHGLFARDADGKPLAFDKKSGSIISALEAEIAPDLAGEHTLPDGRKAVPSFKLLAERYIDPAYAPDAVAKECGLKAETIRRLAAELAHAAFEQEITLDVPWTDWAGRRHEKMIGRPVAMHAMRGISAHSNGFHTCRALHVLQMLLGSIDCPGGFRYKPPFPRPCPPPLKPVGRPDAVKPNTPMAGPPLGFPMGPEDLLVHEDGSPARIDKAFSWEAPMAVHGMMHMVIHNAWAQDPYPIDTLFMYMANMSWNSTMNSKGTMEKLTDKDPATGEYRIPRIIYSDAYASEMVAYADLVLPDTTYLERWDCISLLDRPICDADGAADSIRQPVVQPDRDVRPFQEVLIELGVRLGLPGLTKEDGSAKYPGGYPDYIANHERAPGVGPLAGWRGADGTEGGKGAPNPDQLKRYIENECFWRHEFAPEERYYKHSNKTYLETATKLGFIGAPNQIVMQLYVEPLQRFRLAGEGHGDLQPPEKDRDRLKRYFDPLPVWYQPFEESEVDTSSFPMHAITQRPAAMYHSWGSQNAWLRQLHGKNPLFISRERAEQLGIGDGDWVRVTSHHGKIKVPVKLMEGVNPDTVWTWNAIGKRRGAWNLGKDAPEATKGFLLNHVISELLPARGDGYRYANADPVTGQAAWYDLRIRLEKAEPDRPGAVSEPQFPELGNPSSVARPNGPLQYRGRRGQ from the coding sequence ATGAGCATCAACCCGTTCGAAACGGTTGTTGAGACTGTCGAGACATCGCCCAAGGTTTCCGACGAGACCAAATTCACGACCTGCTACATGTGCGCCTGCCGTTGCGGCATCAAAGTCCATCTGCGCGACGGCACTGTCCGCTATATCGAAGGCAACAAGAACCATCCGGTGAACAAAGGCGTGCTCTGCGCCAAGGGTTCCGCCGGGATCATGCAGCACTATTCGCCCGCCCGGCTGACCAAGCCGCTGATGCGGGTCGGAGAGCGCGGCAGCGGCGAGTTCCGCGAGATCGAGTGGGAAGAAGCTCTTTCGACTGCCGCCGGCTGGCTCGGCGACATCCGCAAGAGCGATCCCCGCAAGCTCGCCTTCTTCACCGGGCGCGACCAGTCGCAATCTCTGACCGGCTGGTGGGCGAGCCAGTTCGGCACGCCGAACCACGCGGCACACGGCGGCTTCTGTTCCGTCAACATGGCGGCCGCAGGGCTCTATTCCATCGGCGGCTCGTTCTGGGAATTCGGCGAGCCGGACTGGGAGCACACCAAGTATTTCATGATGTTCGGCGTCGCCGAGGATCACGATTCCAACCCGATCAAGATCGGCCTCGGCCACCTGAAGACCCGCGGCGCCAAGTTCGTCTCGGTGAACCCGGTGAAAACCGGCTACTCCGCCATCGCCGACGAATGGGTCGGCATCCGCCCGGGCACCGACGGACTTTTCATCCTCTCACTGATCCACGAGCTGCTGCGCGCCGGCAAGGTCGATCTCGATTATCTCGTGCGCTACACCAACGCGCCCTGGCTGGTGATCCAGGATCCGGGCAGCCCGGAGCATGGGCTGTTCGCGCGGGATGCGGATGGCAAGCCGCTCGCCTTCGACAAGAAGAGCGGCTCTATCATTTCCGCGCTCGAAGCGGAAATCGCGCCCGACCTCGCGGGCGAACACACGCTGCCGGACGGTCGTAAAGCGGTCCCGTCCTTCAAGCTGCTGGCGGAGCGCTATATCGACCCGGCCTACGCGCCGGATGCGGTGGCGAAGGAATGCGGCCTCAAGGCGGAGACCATCAGACGTCTTGCAGCGGAACTCGCGCACGCCGCTTTCGAGCAGGAAATCACGCTCGACGTTCCCTGGACCGACTGGGCCGGACGGCGGCACGAGAAGATGATCGGCCGGCCCGTGGCGATGCACGCGATGCGCGGCATCTCCGCCCATTCCAACGGCTTTCATACCTGCCGCGCGCTGCATGTGCTGCAGATGCTTCTGGGAAGCATCGATTGCCCGGGCGGCTTCCGCTACAAGCCGCCCTTCCCGCGCCCCTGCCCGCCGCCGCTGAAGCCCGTCGGCCGGCCGGACGCGGTCAAGCCAAACACCCCGATGGCGGGTCCGCCGCTCGGCTTCCCGATGGGGCCGGAAGACCTGCTGGTGCACGAGGACGGCAGCCCGGCACGGATCGACAAGGCCTTCTCCTGGGAAGCGCCGATGGCCGTGCATGGCATGATGCACATGGTGATCCACAATGCCTGGGCGCAGGATCCCTACCCGATCGACACCCTCTTCATGTACATGGCGAACATGTCCTGGAATTCGACGATGAATTCCAAGGGCACGATGGAGAAGCTGACCGACAAGGACCCGGCGACCGGCGAGTACAGGATCCCCCGGATCATCTATTCCGACGCCTACGCCTCCGAGATGGTGGCTTATGCCGACCTCGTCTTGCCGGACACGACCTATCTCGAGCGCTGGGACTGCATTTCCCTGCTCGACCGGCCGATCTGCGACGCGGACGGCGCGGCGGACTCAATCCGTCAGCCCGTCGTGCAGCCGGACCGGGACGTGCGCCCGTTCCAGGAAGTGCTGATCGAGCTCGGCGTCCGTCTCGGCCTGCCGGGCCTGACGAAAGAGGACGGCTCGGCGAAGTATCCCGGCGGCTATCCGGACTACATCGCCAACCATGAGCGCGCGCCCGGCGTTGGCCCGCTTGCCGGCTGGCGCGGCGCGGACGGGACCGAAGGCGGCAAGGGCGCGCCGAACCCTGACCAGCTCAAGCGCTACATCGAAAACGAATGCTTCTGGCGCCACGAATTCGCACCGGAGGAACGCTACTACAAGCATTCCAACAAGACCTATCTGGAGACCGCGACGAAGCTCGGCTTCATCGGTGCGCCGAACCAGATCGTCATGCAGCTCTATGTCGAGCCGTTGCAGCGTTTCCGCCTCGCCGGGGAGGGTCATGGCGACCTGCAGCCGCCGGAGAAGGACCGGGACCGCCTGAAGCGTTATTTCGATCCTCTTCCTGTCTGGTATCAGCCCTTCGAGGAGAGCGAGGTCGACACCTCCAGCTTCCCAATGCACGCGATCACCCAGCGCCCCGCCGCGATGTACCATTCCTGGGGCTCGCAGAACGCCTGGCTGCGCCAGTTGCACGGAAAGAATCCGCTCTTCATCAGCCGGGAACGCGCCGAGCAGCTCGGCATCGGCGACGGCGACTGGGTGCGCGTCACCTCCCATCACGGCAAGATCAAGGTGCCGGTGAAGTTGATGGAGGGCGTCAACCCGGACACGGTCTGGACCTGGAACGCCATCGGGAAGCGGCGCGGCGCCTGGAACCTCGGCAAGGATGCCCCGGAAGCGACCAAGGGTTTCCTGCTGAACCATGTGATCTCCGAACTGCTGCCAGCGCGCGGCGACGGCTACCGCTACGCCAATGCCGATCCGGTGACCGGACAGGCGGCCTGGTACGATCTGCGCATTCGCCTCGAAAAGGCGGAGCCGGACAGGCCCGGCGCGGTTTCGGAGCCGCAATTCCCCGAACTCGGCAACCCGTCCAGCGTCGCGCGCCCGAACGGACCGCTGCAATATCGCGGGAGGCGCGGCCAATGA
- a CDS encoding universal stress protein: protein MSQLTDGSRPRVFLVVVDDSEEMQVALRFACRRARHSGGHVALFRAIEPQEFQHWMGVGEIMREEAREDAEALLGELSEKVVEISGQIPIIYVREGVPRDELLTLIDEEPSISVLVLGANTQGESPGPLVSYMAGKGAARMRVPITIVPGNLSDEQIDAVT from the coding sequence ATGAGCCAATTGACGGACGGATCGAGGCCCCGGGTCTTCCTCGTCGTTGTCGACGACAGCGAGGAGATGCAGGTCGCCCTCCGCTTCGCCTGCCGGCGCGCCCGCCACAGCGGCGGTCACGTGGCTCTGTTCCGCGCCATCGAACCGCAGGAATTCCAGCACTGGATGGGCGTCGGCGAAATCATGCGCGAGGAAGCCCGCGAGGACGCGGAAGCGCTGCTCGGCGAACTGTCGGAAAAGGTCGTCGAGATCTCCGGCCAGATCCCGATCATCTATGTGCGCGAGGGCGTGCCGCGGGACGAACTTCTGACCCTCATCGACGAGGAACCGAGCATTTCGGTCCTCGTGCTCGGCGCGAACACCCAGGGCGAGAGCCCCGGACCGCTCGTTTCCTACATGGCGGGCAAGGGCGCGGCGCGGATGCGTGTTCCGATCACGATCGTCCCCGGAAATCTCTCGGACGAGCAAATCGACGCGGTGACCTGA
- a CDS encoding TIGR02186 family protein, which produces MYRAEQARLAAFALSALLLLCSGTARAQDLIADLSSHRVDITTGFTGADLLLFGSVDDTGDIVVTVTGPKEQVTVRRKNRVAGIWMNTRSVTFGGVPNFYAVAANRPLEEIAAPEVLARQEIGADHLRLRAQSDRRELSRDEEAEFREALIRRKRAQGLYAESPGDVTVIASKLFRTQVHFPATLATGVYTAVVYLIRDGRVVHAQTTPLVVEKVGVGAEVYAFAHNRSATYGIAAIIIAVVAGWLAAAVFRKV; this is translated from the coding sequence ATGTATCGCGCAGAACAAGCTCGACTGGCCGCATTCGCCCTCTCCGCTCTCCTGCTGCTCTGCTCGGGCACGGCGCGCGCCCAGGATCTGATCGCGGATCTATCGAGTCACCGCGTGGACATCACCACCGGCTTCACCGGCGCGGATCTTCTGCTGTTCGGCTCGGTCGACGACACAGGCGACATCGTCGTCACCGTTACCGGCCCGAAGGAACAGGTCACGGTCCGGCGTAAGAACCGGGTTGCCGGCATCTGGATGAATACCCGCAGTGTGACCTTCGGCGGCGTTCCGAATTTCTATGCCGTTGCCGCAAACAGGCCTCTGGAGGAGATCGCCGCGCCGGAGGTGCTGGCACGGCAGGAGATTGGTGCCGATCACCTTCGCCTCCGGGCCCAGAGCGACCGGCGCGAGCTCTCCCGCGACGAAGAAGCCGAGTTCCGCGAGGCCCTGATCCGCCGGAAGAGGGCCCAGGGCCTCTATGCCGAGAGCCCTGGCGATGTCACCGTGATCGCCTCGAAGCTGTTCCGAACGCAGGTGCATTTCCCGGCAACCTTGGCGACCGGCGTCTATACTGCGGTTGTGTATTTGATCCGGGACGGGCGCGTGGTGCACGCACAGACGACCCCCCTGGTGGTGGAGAAAGTCGGCGTCGGTGCGGAGGTCTACGCCTTTGCGCACAATCGTTCCGCGACCTACGGTATCGCGGCGATCATTATCGCCGTCGTCGCGGGCTGGCTTGCCGCCGCGGTTTTCCGTAAGGTTTGA